From a single Helicovermis profundi genomic region:
- the dapB gene encoding 4-hydroxy-tetrahydrodipicolinate reductase encodes MMNIILSGFNGAMGKNVLELISEDESLMITSGIDRKPNKYYTFKQFTDYSDENIKGDIIVDFSHFSLVPNMLEFCKRTHTPVVLCTTGLTDEILKQIEETSKYVPIFKSGNMSLGINLLIDIVKKASTILEDFDIEIIEKHHNKKVDSPSGTAKMIANSIKSVLNEKEFIYGREGNDTKRKKNEIAIHAVRGGTIVGEHEIIFAGTDEIITLSHSARSKKVFAKGAIEAAKFIYGKESGLYRMDDMLK; translated from the coding sequence ATGATGAATATTATCTTATCTGGTTTTAATGGTGCTATGGGAAAAAATGTATTAGAATTGATTTCAGAGGATGAATCTTTAATGATAACTTCTGGAATTGATAGAAAACCAAATAAATACTATACTTTTAAACAATTTACTGATTATTCGGATGAAAATATAAAAGGTGATATAATAGTTGATTTTTCGCATTTTTCACTTGTGCCAAATATGCTAGAATTTTGCAAAAGAACACATACACCAGTAGTACTTTGTACAACAGGTTTGACAGATGAAATATTAAAGCAAATTGAAGAAACTTCAAAATATGTTCCTATATTTAAATCAGGAAACATGTCGCTAGGAATTAATTTATTAATTGATATAGTTAAAAAAGCGAGTACAATTTTAGAAGATTTTGATATAGAAATTATAGAGAAACATCACAATAAAAAAGTTGATTCACCAAGTGGAACTGCTAAAATGATTGCAAATTCAATAAAATCTGTATTAAATGAAAAAGAATTTATTTATGGAAGAGAAGGCAATGACACTAAAAGAAAAAAAAATGAAATTGCTATTCATGCTGTTCGCGGCGGGACCATAGTAGGCGAACATGAAATAATTTTTGCTGGAACAGATGAAATTATTACCCTCTCGCACAGTGCAAGAAGTAAGAAGGTCTTTGCAAAAGGAGCTATAGAAGCTGCAAAATTCATCTATGGTAAAGAAAGTGGTCTATATAGAATGGATGATATGTTAAAATAA
- a CDS encoding branched-chain amino acid aminotransferase → MKKETSIDWGNLGFGYIKADYNFISYYKDGKWDDGNLREDDKVTISQGSTCLHYGQQCFEGLKAFKHKDGSVGLFRPFENAKRMNNSAKRIMMPEISEDFFVEACKKVVKANGRFVPPYGSGATLYLRPYIIGIGDNIGVSPAKEYIFGIFVMPVGPYFKGGMSPVNFITSDYDRAAPNGTGSVKVGGNYAGSLLPHHEAVEKGYADCIYLDPLTHTKIEEVGAANFFGITKDNKFVTPKSNSILPSITRKSLLYISKEYLGMEVIEREVYIDKLSEFIEAGACGTAAVISPIGAIMHKNNKHVFYSETKVGEVTMKLYNTFIGIQTGDLKAPDGWIVKID, encoded by the coding sequence TTGAAAAAAGAGACTTCAATTGATTGGGGAAATTTAGGATTTGGATACATTAAAGCTGATTATAATTTTATATCATATTATAAAGATGGAAAATGGGACGATGGAAATTTAAGAGAAGATGACAAAGTTACTATTAGTCAAGGTTCTACTTGTTTACACTATGGTCAGCAGTGTTTTGAAGGTTTAAAAGCGTTTAAACATAAAGATGGATCTGTTGGTTTATTTAGACCATTTGAAAACGCTAAAAGAATGAATAATAGTGCTAAAAGAATAATGATGCCTGAAATTTCAGAGGATTTTTTTGTTGAAGCTTGTAAAAAAGTTGTTAAAGCAAATGGAAGATTTGTACCACCTTATGGCAGTGGTGCTACCCTTTATTTAAGACCTTATATTATTGGTATTGGTGATAATATAGGTGTTTCACCTGCTAAAGAATATATATTTGGTATTTTCGTTATGCCTGTTGGACCGTATTTCAAAGGTGGAATGTCACCAGTGAACTTTATTACTTCTGACTATGATAGAGCGGCTCCAAATGGAACTGGAAGTGTAAAAGTTGGGGGTAATTACGCGGGAAGTTTATTACCTCATCATGAAGCTGTAGAAAAAGGATATGCAGATTGTATATATCTTGATCCATTAACTCATACTAAAATTGAAGAAGTTGGGGCTGCAAATTTCTTTGGAATAACAAAAGATAATAAGTTTGTTACACCAAAATCAAATTCCATTCTACCAAGTATAACTAGAAAATCACTTCTATATATATCTAAAGAGTATTTAGGCATGGAAGTTATTGAAAGAGAAGTTTATATTGATAAATTATCTGAATTTATTGAAGCAGGGGCTTGTGGAACTGCTGCAGTTATTTCACCAATAGGTGCTATAATGCATAAGAATAATAAACATGTTTTCTATAGTGAAACTAAGGTTGGTGAAGTTACAATGAAACTTTATAATACTTTTATAGGAATTCAAACTGGTGATCTTAAAGCACCAGATGGATGGATAGTAAAAATAGATTAA
- a CDS encoding ATP phosphoribosyltransferase regulatory subunit — protein MLLDTNKNDHYLINKIFSTLENESKLCGYKEFFIPTLETSQNLTKENTTVKYIDLNGKLICLRKDPTVSLTKFLAEKNIKNNGFSKYFYKTSTFGWNSNDQNSSKEVLNAGVEYFGNTHFESDIEILNLGLNILKKLKINNLKIDIGEINYFHSILEELKLDINSENKLIKLVESKNIPELKEYLRFLNLNEKYSNVLIQIPILFGNPTDVLKKGKKLALNKNMDKSIENLEYILSFLSDIDVNENIEIDLGFSNNQDYYSSLIFKFYSTTNNKPVLYGGRYNKLSNNYNANIPACGFAIDIKNTIEVINMKKNFSNGQMSDYTILYRESFRKKAYQLSEDLRNKGLSVKINMIESLTSDYLQTSYFLNSKTIINFNEENLTIINQVKNTSYKSTIDNFLVSITEDNTISIH, from the coding sequence ATGCTACTAGATACTAACAAAAATGATCACTACTTAATAAATAAGATTTTCAGCACTTTAGAAAATGAATCCAAATTATGCGGTTATAAAGAATTTTTTATTCCTACTCTTGAAACATCGCAAAATTTGACTAAGGAAAATACAACAGTTAAATATATTGATTTAAATGGGAAACTTATTTGTCTCAGAAAAGACCCAACCGTATCACTTACAAAATTTTTAGCTGAGAAAAATATTAAAAACAACGGTTTTAGTAAATATTTTTACAAAACTAGCACTTTTGGCTGGAATTCCAATGATCAAAATTCCTCCAAAGAAGTATTAAATGCAGGTGTAGAATATTTTGGAAATACTCATTTCGAAAGCGATATTGAAATACTAAATCTTGGATTAAATATTCTAAAAAAACTAAAAATTAATAATCTTAAAATTGATATTGGTGAAATTAACTACTTTCATTCGATTTTAGAAGAATTAAAGCTCGATATTAATTCAGAGAATAAATTAATAAAATTAGTTGAAAGTAAAAACATTCCCGAATTAAAAGAATATCTAAGATTTTTAAATCTTAATGAAAAGTACTCAAATGTTTTAATTCAAATTCCAATACTTTTTGGTAATCCAACAGATGTTTTAAAAAAAGGTAAAAAATTAGCTTTAAATAAGAATATGGATAAATCAATTGAAAATTTAGAATATATTTTATCTTTCCTATCAGATATAGACGTTAATGAAAATATTGAAATTGATTTAGGTTTTTCAAATAATCAAGATTACTACTCTAGTCTTATATTCAAATTTTATTCTACTACTAATAATAAACCTGTTTTGTACGGCGGAAGATACAATAAACTATCAAATAATTACAATGCAAATATTCCCGCATGTGGTTTTGCAATAGATATCAAAAATACTATAGAGGTGATTAATATGAAAAAAAATTTTAGCAATGGTCAAATGTCAGATTATACAATACTATATCGAGAATCTTTTAGAAAAAAAGCGTATCAACTGTCAGAGGATTTAAGAAACAAAGGATTAAGCGTAAAAATTAATATGATTGAATCACTTACAAGTGATTATTTACAAACTAGCTATTTTCTAAATTCAAAGACTATTATTAATTTTAACGAAGAGAATCTTACAATAATTAACCAAGTAAAAAACACATCTTATAAAAGTACCATAGACAATTTTTTAGTTTCTATAACCGAAGACAATACTATATCAATACACTAG
- a CDS encoding PAS domain-containing sensor histidine kinase, whose amino-acid sequence MRKKYYSIKCITLLPMIMISISILFSFIYFINSNNNLTFYNKDFEIYQKNLVHFFILIVSILIIGFIGELFIAYNITTYVSNGNRIINKLNNSNHDNKYTPKGSIILELNTLELSVFKLYENFRKSYKSLKTDEIKYRTLVENIDNMIYSISPEGIVLSINKSFERVLKRNRNEVIGKHYKIFFNKIESFYFNDKYFKEAIVSKEKVVFNYSYIEEDITKYVLVSFIPLLNDKNEVIMIIGYDLDISELIYTQEKIDKIHENEKIKLEKILQKQKIELEKTMEELLEKEKLASLGSLVSGVAHEINTPIGTSLTTSTYMEDLINKNKTLILNGKLSKEKFITFIDNLEESSIILTSNLIKAAKLVTSFKKISVNQNHDEMQLFNLNEITNEVILSLKHEYKNTKTKILLNCDDSIAIMNFPGSFSQIITNLIMNTLKHGFTKNYDGIINIDIIKKDNKINIIYSDNGRGIEEHILPKIFNPFFTTNRNTNSSGLGLNIIYNIVTGQLNGNIKCTSIPFEKTSFIIEFPLNNSNIDL is encoded by the coding sequence ATGAGAAAAAAATACTATTCAATAAAATGCATAACTCTTTTACCAATGATAATGATATCTATATCTATATTATTTTCTTTTATTTATTTTATTAATTCAAATAATAATCTAACTTTTTATAATAAAGACTTTGAAATATATCAAAAAAATTTAGTTCACTTTTTTATATTAATTGTTTCAATTCTCATTATAGGATTTATTGGCGAACTATTTATAGCCTATAATATTACGACCTATGTTTCAAATGGAAATAGAATAATAAATAAATTAAATAATAGTAATCATGATAATAAATACACTCCTAAAGGATCAATTATTTTAGAATTAAATACTCTCGAACTATCAGTTTTTAAATTATATGAGAATTTTAGAAAGTCGTATAAATCTCTTAAAACAGATGAAATTAAATATAGAACTTTAGTAGAAAATATAGATAATATGATATATAGTATTTCACCTGAAGGAATTGTGCTTTCAATAAATAAGTCCTTTGAAAGAGTGCTTAAAAGAAATAGAAATGAAGTAATAGGAAAGCATTATAAAATATTTTTTAATAAAATTGAAAGCTTTTATTTTAATGATAAATATTTTAAAGAGGCCATAGTCTCAAAAGAAAAAGTTGTTTTTAATTATAGTTACATAGAAGAAGATATTACAAAATATGTTCTTGTAAGCTTTATCCCTTTGCTTAATGATAAAAATGAAGTTATTATGATAATTGGTTATGACCTAGATATTTCCGAACTTATATATACTCAAGAAAAAATAGATAAAATTCATGAAAATGAAAAAATAAAACTTGAAAAAATACTTCAAAAGCAAAAAATCGAACTTGAAAAAACAATGGAAGAGCTTCTTGAAAAAGAAAAGCTTGCATCTCTTGGTTCTTTAGTTTCTGGAGTTGCTCATGAAATAAACACACCAATTGGAACCTCTTTAACTACATCAACCTATATGGAAGATTTAATTAATAAAAACAAAACTTTAATACTTAATGGAAAGTTATCAAAAGAAAAATTCATAACATTTATTGATAATTTAGAAGAAAGCTCAATAATACTTACTTCTAATTTAATTAAGGCTGCAAAATTAGTAACTAGTTTTAAAAAAATTTCAGTAAATCAAAATCATGATGAAATGCAATTATTTAATTTAAATGAAATTACAAATGAAGTGATATTAAGTTTAAAACATGAATACAAAAATACTAAAACAAAGATTTTACTCAACTGTGATGATTCAATTGCCATTATGAATTTTCCAGGCTCATTTTCACAAATTATAACTAATTTGATTATGAACACACTTAAACATGGCTTTACAAAAAATTATGATGGAATAATAAATATTGACATTATTAAAAAAGATAATAAAATCAATATTATTTATTCTGATAATGGTAGAGGAATAGAAGAACATATTCTACCTAAAATATTCAATCCTTTTTTCACAACTAATAGGAATACTAATAGTAGTGGTCTTGGACTAAATATTATATATAATATTGTAACGGGTCAATTAAATGGAAATATCAAGTGCACTAGTATTCCTTTTGAAAAGACAAGTTTTATAATTGAATTTCCATTAAACAATAGTAATATTGACCTATAA
- a CDS encoding ATP-binding protein — protein MIKSKFSIKSIIFIPIISVLLSILIIFFIFIRSNYNWISNEEGTKLATLLNENIQNHLEKLLLDPQFIGSILSQNINTLYDENNDNLSLLEKNLLTFYTKILKKDNQINAISFGNEKGNYIGFRYNKTSNSFSLMLKDIRTNYNLNIYDNSTIKSKINASYKNYDPRIRPWYLPVKESLKQKWSDVYVNQDEIESYTISSLTPVFDHKNNFLGSISIDINLNEIDKFLNNNLKKSMGTIYIADKNWNLISNSNDASMSNNLKTKSTLPKLTLVSESDNILIKNSYTFLKSNDIKNKKIYKININNNPYFILYNDLDILSNLKWKVVIIIPEKNLLGSLKNKTNYSIIAMLVIFFIGSLATYFLLIKVTNPILKSSELATNIADGNWHLSTDFKENNILEINELNIALHSMTKKLKKSFDDITTSKNKYRYLVENIDNMIYSMSVEGIMLAINKPFEKILKRDRKEVIGTHYKTLFDKYDDALKMEAFFNKALDTKKMTSYNYDFIDENTRKFVRISLIPILDDEKNIIMVIGSNYDITKLINTQLKLEELHKNEKDKLEKMLDDKTKELETTMKELLEKEKLASLGSLVSGVAHEINTPLGVSITTASFIEDIITKNKKLTNSGKLSKSSFFQFLNNLDESIKILSINLLKAAELVNSFKKISVNQSHDEKTNFDLCKYTHEIVLSLKHEYKNTNHKINIDCDSSIIINSFPGAFSQILTNLIINTLKHGFSNKTNGNINIKIYKENHNIIISYSDDGYGIEKKVLPKIFNPFFTTNRNTGNSGLGLNIVYNIVTGKLKGKINCTSIPNKKTTFTIEFPFE, from the coding sequence ATGATTAAATCTAAATTTTCTATAAAAAGCATTATTTTCATACCTATAATAAGTGTATTATTATCAATACTAATAATTTTTTTTATATTTATAAGATCTAATTACAATTGGATTTCCAATGAAGAAGGAACAAAATTAGCTACTCTTTTAAATGAAAACATTCAAAATCATTTAGAAAAATTACTTTTAGATCCTCAATTTATCGGTTCCATACTAAGTCAAAATATTAATACCCTTTACGATGAAAACAATGATAACTTAAGTCTCTTAGAGAAAAATCTTCTTACATTTTACACTAAAATTTTAAAAAAAGATAATCAAATTAATGCAATAAGTTTTGGTAATGAAAAAGGAAATTATATTGGATTTAGATACAACAAAACTTCAAATTCTTTTTCTCTTATGCTAAAAGACATTAGAACAAATTATAATCTTAATATATATGATAATTCAACAATAAAATCAAAGATAAACGCTTCTTATAAAAACTATGATCCTAGAATTAGACCTTGGTATCTTCCAGTAAAAGAATCCTTAAAACAAAAGTGGTCGGATGTTTACGTAAATCAAGATGAAATTGAATCATATACGATTTCTTCACTTACACCTGTATTTGATCATAAAAATAATTTTTTAGGTTCGATTTCAATAGATATTAATTTAAACGAAATTGATAAATTTCTAAACAATAATCTTAAAAAAAGTATGGGGACTATATATATAGCAGATAAAAATTGGAATTTAATATCTAATTCAAATGATGCATCCATGTCAAATAATTTAAAAACAAAATCTACTTTACCAAAGTTAACTTTAGTGTCTGAAAGCGATAATATTCTTATTAAGAATAGTTATACATTTTTAAAATCAAATGATATAAAAAACAAAAAAATTTATAAAATTAATATTAATAATAATCCTTATTTTATTTTATATAACGATTTAGATATATTATCTAATCTAAAATGGAAAGTCGTAATAATAATTCCTGAAAAAAACCTACTTGGTTCATTAAAAAATAAAACGAATTATAGTATTATAGCCATGTTAGTGATTTTCTTTATTGGATCATTGGCAACATATTTTTTATTAATTAAGGTAACCAATCCAATATTAAAAAGTTCAGAATTGGCTACAAATATCGCTGATGGCAATTGGCATTTATCAACTGATTTTAAAGAAAATAATATACTAGAAATTAATGAACTTAATATAGCACTTCATTCTATGACAAAAAAACTTAAAAAATCTTTTGATGACATAACTACAAGTAAAAATAAATATAGATATTTAGTGGAAAATATAGATAATATGATTTACAGTATGAGTGTAGAAGGAATCATGTTAGCCATAAATAAACCATTTGAAAAAATACTAAAAAGAGACCGCAAAGAAGTTATTGGTACCCACTATAAAACTTTATTTGATAAATATGATGATGCACTAAAAATGGAAGCGTTTTTCAATAAGGCCTTAGACACAAAAAAAATGACATCATATAATTACGATTTTATAGATGAGAATACCAGAAAATTTGTTAGAATTAGCCTTATTCCAATTCTAGATGATGAAAAAAATATTATTATGGTTATTGGTTCAAATTACGATATTACAAAACTTATAAATACTCAATTAAAACTTGAAGAACTTCATAAAAATGAAAAAGATAAACTGGAAAAAATGCTTGATGATAAAACAAAAGAACTAGAAACAACTATGAAAGAACTATTAGAAAAAGAGAAACTAGCTTCTTTAGGTTCATTGGTTTCAGGTGTAGCTCATGAAATTAATACTCCACTTGGAGTATCTATTACAACCGCTTCTTTTATTGAAGATATCATTACAAAAAATAAAAAACTTACAAATAGCGGCAAGTTGTCTAAAAGTAGTTTTTTTCAATTTTTAAATAATCTTGATGAAAGTATTAAAATACTTTCTATAAATCTATTAAAAGCAGCTGAACTTGTAAATAGCTTTAAAAAAATATCTGTAAATCAAAGCCATGACGAAAAAACAAATTTTGATTTATGTAAATACACTCATGAAATAGTCTTAAGTTTAAAACATGAATATAAAAATACAAATCATAAAATAAATATCGATTGTGACTCATCTATAATAATTAATAGTTTTCCAGGTGCTTTTTCACAAATACTTACAAACTTAATTATAAACACTTTAAAACATGGATTTTCAAATAAAACTAATGGAAATATTAATATAAAAATCTATAAAGAAAATCATAATATTATTATTTCATATTCAGATGATGGATATGGAATAGAAAAAAAAGTGTTGCCAAAAATTTTCAATCCTTTTTTTACAACAAATAGAAATACAGGAAATAGTGGACTTGGCTTAAATATTGTATATAATATAGTAACCGGTAAACTTAAGGGAAAAATAAACTGCACGAGTATTCCAAATAAGAAAACAACTTTTACTATTGAATTTCCTTTTGAATAA
- the dapD gene encoding 2,3,4,5-tetrahydropyridine-2,6-dicarboxylate N-acetyltransferase — protein MNYDMTNPYEIAKFIKDSKKTTPVKVYVRGDLKEVNSKELKIFGENSFYVIFGENDKVEEFLYENEKLIEEYVVEDDRRNSAIPMLNTKKIDARIEPGAIIRDRVDIGKNAVIMMGAVINIGSSIGEGTMIDMNAVLGARATIGNNAHIGAGAVIAGVLEPPSATPVIIEDGVLIGANAVVLEGVKVGKNSVVAAGSVVTSDVPENSVVAGSPAKVIKMKDDKTKDKTQLLDDLRG, from the coding sequence ATGAATTATGATATGACTAATCCTTATGAAATTGCAAAATTTATTAAGGATTCAAAAAAAACGACACCAGTAAAAGTTTATGTAAGGGGTGATTTAAAAGAAGTTAATTCAAAAGAATTAAAAATATTTGGAGAAAATTCATTTTATGTAATATTTGGAGAAAATGATAAAGTTGAAGAATTTTTATATGAAAATGAAAAGCTTATAGAGGAATATGTAGTGGAGGACGATAGACGCAATTCTGCAATTCCAATGCTTAATACAAAGAAAATTGATGCAAGAATTGAGCCAGGTGCTATTATTCGTGATAGAGTTGATATAGGTAAAAATGCAGTCATTATGATGGGTGCAGTTATTAACATTGGTTCAAGTATTGGAGAAGGAACTATGATTGATATGAATGCGGTTCTAGGAGCAAGAGCTACAATTGGTAATAATGCTCATATAGGTGCAGGTGCTGTTATAGCAGGAGTGCTTGAGCCACCAAGTGCAACTCCGGTTATTATTGAAGATGGAGTTTTAATTGGGGCAAATGCAGTAGTGCTTGAAGGCGTTAAAGTTGGTAAAAACTCTGTTGTTGCAGCTGGATCAGTTGTTACATCAGATGTACCGGAAAATTCAGTTGTTGCAGGTTCACCTGCAAAAGTAATAAAGATGAAAGATGATAAAACAAAAGATAAAACACAGCTTTTAGATGACTTAAGAGGATAA
- a CDS encoding NUDIX domain-containing protein has product MNKIRSFGIKENKYTYIERKGVYGLEYKDDKVFLVKSPLGYFALGGGIEPGESEEECLRREVIEEVGKFIEIGEFLEEVIEYVHVKGSEKSYKKIMKFYRIDLKENYDGKIEEDHELVELSVEDAINKMFLKGQAYVVKKYAK; this is encoded by the coding sequence ATGAATAAAATTAGAAGTTTTGGTATAAAAGAAAATAAGTATACTTATATAGAAAGAAAGGGTGTATATGGCCTTGAGTATAAAGATGATAAAGTCTTTCTTGTCAAAAGTCCATTAGGATATTTTGCACTTGGGGGAGGCATAGAACCTGGCGAAAGCGAAGAAGAATGTTTAAGGAGAGAAGTTATTGAAGAAGTGGGTAAATTTATAGAAATAGGTGAATTTTTAGAAGAAGTTATCGAATATGTTCATGTCAAAGGAAGCGAGAAGAGTTATAAAAAAATAATGAAATTCTACAGAATTGATCTTAAAGAGAATTATGATGGTAAAATTGAAGAGGATCATGAGCTTGTTGAACTTTCAGTTGAAGACGCAATAAATAAAATGTTTTTGAAAGGACAAGCATATGTTGTCAAAAAATATGCTAAATAA
- a CDS encoding aspartate-semialdehyde dehydrogenase: MKKLNVAIVGATGMVGRTFLKVLDERNFPIENLYCFASKKSEGSIIKYRGKEIIVEELKEDSFDRDIDIALFSAGGETSLKFSPIAASKGVIVIDNSSAFRMDPEVPLVVPEVNPDDIFKHKGIIANPNCSTIQAMVALKPLHEKYGIKRIVYSTYQAVSGSGVKGMKDLEEGLKGKELNLAYPHSIANNCLPHIDVFMENGYTKEEMKMVNETKKILGDDSLKITATAVRVPMFKCHSESINVELKKEFSIEEIKESFEKFDGIVLRDDPSNNIYPLATEAVDTDEVYIGRIRRDFSVENGINIWVVADNVRKGAASNAVQIAEKIAINM; the protein is encoded by the coding sequence ATGAAAAAGTTAAATGTAGCAATTGTAGGTGCGACAGGTATGGTTGGTAGAACTTTTCTTAAGGTTCTTGATGAGAGAAATTTTCCAATAGAAAATTTATATTGTTTTGCTTCTAAGAAAAGCGAAGGATCAATTATTAAATATAGAGGCAAAGAAATTATTGTTGAAGAGTTAAAAGAGGATTCATTTGATAGAGATATTGATATTGCTTTGTTTTCAGCAGGAGGAGAAACTTCTTTAAAATTTTCTCCAATTGCAGCATCGAAAGGTGTTATTGTTATTGATAATTCAAGTGCTTTTAGAATGGACCCTGAAGTTCCTCTAGTAGTTCCTGAAGTAAATCCGGATGATATTTTTAAACATAAGGGTATTATTGCAAATCCTAATTGTTCTACTATTCAAGCAATGGTTGCTTTAAAACCACTTCATGAAAAATATGGTATAAAAAGAATTGTGTATTCTACTTACCAAGCAGTTTCAGGTTCTGGTGTAAAGGGTATGAAAGATCTAGAAGAAGGATTAAAAGGTAAAGAGTTGAATTTAGCTTATCCTCACTCTATTGCAAATAACTGTCTTCCACATATTGATGTATTTATGGAAAATGGATATACAAAAGAAGAAATGAAAATGGTTAATGAAACAAAAAAAATACTTGGTGATGATAGTCTGAAAATTACTGCAACAGCTGTAAGAGTCCCAATGTTTAAATGCCATAGTGAATCAATTAATGTAGAATTAAAGAAAGAATTTTCTATAGAAGAAATTAAAGAATCATTTGAAAAATTTGATGGTATTGTTCTTAGAGACGACCCATCTAACAATATTTATCCACTTGCGACGGAAGCTGTTGATACAGATGAAGTTTATATTGGAAGAATAAGAAGGGATTTTAGTGTTGAAAATGGAATAAATATATGGGTGGTTGCTGATAATGTAAGAAAAGGAGCAGCCTCAAATGCTGTACAAATTGCAGAAAAAATTGCAATAAACATGTAA
- the dapA gene encoding 4-hydroxy-tetrahydrodipicolinate synthase — protein MTLFKGSGVAIVTPMNENGVNFEKLGELIDWQIENLTDAIIVCGTTGEASTLEDDEHKEVIKFAVNRVNKRVPLIAGTGSNSTNHAIMMSKEAEELGVDGLLCVTPYYNKATQNGLIKHYEAIADAVNIPIILYNVPSRTGVNIEPSTVLKLSQHKNIKAVKEASGNISQCAEVARIIPNDFKLYSGNDDMIVPLLSLGGDGVISVVANIMPRETHNIVSLFHEGQIEKSRELQLKLKPLIDSLFIEVNPIPVKTALNLMGKDVGILRLPLCEMKESNLEALRKELIKENLIK, from the coding sequence ATGACTTTATTTAAAGGTTCTGGTGTAGCAATAGTAACTCCTATGAATGAAAATGGCGTAAATTTTGAAAAACTTGGAGAACTTATTGATTGGCAAATAGAGAATTTAACGGATGCCATTATTGTGTGTGGAACAACGGGAGAAGCTTCAACTCTTGAAGATGATGAACATAAGGAAGTAATAAAATTTGCTGTAAATAGAGTTAATAAAAGAGTTCCACTTATTGCAGGAACAGGAAGTAATTCAACTAATCATGCAATTATGATGAGTAAAGAAGCTGAGGAATTAGGCGTTGATGGCTTACTATGTGTAACTCCATATTACAATAAAGCAACTCAAAATGGTCTTATTAAACACTATGAAGCAATTGCAGATGCTGTAAATATTCCTATTATACTATATAATGTTCCAAGTAGAACAGGTGTTAACATTGAACCTTCTACTGTTCTTAAATTAAGCCAACATAAAAATATTAAAGCTGTAAAAGAAGCTTCAGGTAATATATCGCAGTGCGCTGAAGTAGCTAGAATTATTCCAAATGATTTTAAGCTTTATTCTGGAAATGATGATATGATTGTTCCTCTTTTATCCCTAGGTGGAGATGGTGTGATTTCAGTAGTAGCTAATATTATGCCTAGAGAGACACATAATATTGTTTCTTTATTCCATGAAGGTCAAATTGAAAAATCGAGAGAACTTCAATTGAAATTGAAGCCATTAATTGATAGTTTGTTTATAGAAGTTAATCCTATACCGGTTAAAACGGCACTTAATCTAATGGGTAAAGATGTAGGAATACTAAGATTACCTCTTTGTGAAATGAAAGAAAGTAATCTTGAAGCTTTAAGAAAGGAACTTATTAAAGAAAATCTTATAAAGTAA